The following proteins come from a genomic window of Pseudomonas putida:
- the fliL gene encoding flagellar basal body-associated protein FliL, protein MAKSEAVKDPATKGKLKLILLAVVGLLLAIGLSVGATWFIMHKSEPAPATEAAASNVKPAAIYEALTPAFVVNFNQNGRQRYMQLSITLQARNQADLDALKVHMPVIRNNLVMMFSGQGFDTLASSPVGQEMLRQKATAVVQEVAQKEVGKPVVDQLLFTNFVLQ, encoded by the coding sequence ATGGCGAAGAGCGAAGCAGTCAAAGACCCCGCCACTAAAGGCAAACTCAAACTGATCCTGCTGGCCGTCGTAGGCCTGTTGCTGGCGATCGGCCTTTCGGTGGGCGCTACCTGGTTCATCATGCACAAGAGCGAGCCGGCTCCTGCTACCGAGGCAGCGGCCAGCAACGTCAAGCCAGCGGCGATCTACGAAGCGCTGACCCCGGCCTTCGTGGTCAACTTCAACCAGAACGGCCGTCAGCGCTACATGCAGTTGAGCATCACCCTGCAGGCGCGTAACCAGGCCGACCTGGATGCGCTCAAGGTGCACATGCCGGTGATCCGCAACAACCTGGTGATGATGTTCTCCGGGCAAGGGTTCGACACCCTTGCCAGCAGCCCGGTAGGGCAGGAGATGTTGCGCCAGAAGGCCACCGCGGTGGTCCAGGAAGTGGCGCAGAAGGAAGTCGGCAAGCCGGTCGTTGACCAGTTGCTGTTCACCAATTTCGTATTGCAGTAG